Proteins from a genomic interval of Candidatus Woesearchaeota archaeon:
- the ileS gene encoding isoleucine--tRNA ligase translates to MKAAKAAKKSDAGPSPFALPGYAPTTLEPAVLQFWNKHKTYPSLKKKLSKGHDAFYFLDGPPYTSGKVHLGTAWNKSLKDAVLRYKRMQGFNVWDRAGYDMHGLPTEHATEKKLGIKGKQGIEKIGVKKFIAECAKLCVENMHVMNQDFIRLGAWMDFKNPYQSITKEYIEGVWWLVKKAHDAGRLYEGKRSMTWCSTCATAVAKHELEYKTLTDPSLFIKFPIVGTEKKFLIIWTTTPWTIPFNLAVMVNPDFEYVTVKILDGKEQGEQWVLAKNLAAPVLGMVANRKYKIVEEYAGEKLEGTKYVHPFLKDIPFFSEFEHPKLHTVLLGSEYVALDAGSGLVHCAPGCGAEDYEVGHLNGLPAFNHITEQAVFENMGRFNGLIAKKDDAVFVDAIEKTGLLVAAGNIDHEYPQCERCHTSVVYRSTKQWFFKVEDLKEKMIAENKKIKWVPESAFNAFNSWLTHLRDNSITKQRYWGTPVPIWRCDDCENYLVIETVKELEKHAKKKVKELHKPDIDLVTIKCPCGGTKKRIPDILDVWVDAGCAAWNCIDFPASKKNFSLFPAEFILEGKDQIRGWFNLLMVSSMIAFGKPSFKACYMHGFVQDALGRKMSKSLGNVISPAEVVDQYGADTFRYYTIGSCPPATDLKYNFDDIKLKYKNLIVLWNLHKYIIDLSTTADIAPQDISEKRIRAVFSVEEKYMLSKLHAAIKKATDAFDGYLLNEVPWIVEDLFLELSRTYIQLVRDKSSVGTDTEKQAVLLVLSDTLRVCLKLFAPIAPFVSEALYQNLRTAFGAAWSKEESIHHTAWPVYDKKLIDSALEEQVTTAKTIIQSILAAREKASLGVRWPVAAVSVVSSQQTVRDAGAALHSLIKTHTNVKIVSFSDHLQGVKLKVKGDYKKLGPAFGNKAAEIIAKLSIDSPETVLSHIEKEGKHRIKVGSEEIAITRDQITIERELPAHLIAAEFRGGTLYLDTRRTPELDAEGFARELTRRIQALRKNAGLEKRDTITIFVKTTEEMARGLGPWSKQLAEKIGASSIKISAHEPNNDHAHKSVEKIKDVTFEVGFDRV, encoded by the coding sequence ATGAAAGCCGCGAAAGCCGCCAAAAAATCTGATGCAGGGCCAAGCCCGTTTGCCCTTCCGGGATATGCGCCGACCACGCTCGAGCCCGCAGTGCTGCAGTTCTGGAACAAGCACAAGACCTATCCATCCCTCAAAAAAAAATTGTCAAAAGGGCATGATGCATTCTATTTCCTTGACGGGCCGCCGTACACCTCCGGCAAGGTGCACCTCGGCACGGCGTGGAATAAATCACTCAAAGACGCCGTGCTGCGATACAAGCGCATGCAGGGATTCAATGTCTGGGACCGCGCGGGCTATGACATGCACGGCCTTCCGACAGAACACGCAACCGAAAAAAAGCTCGGCATCAAAGGCAAGCAGGGCATTGAAAAAATCGGCGTGAAAAAATTCATTGCCGAATGCGCCAAGCTCTGCGTTGAAAACATGCACGTCATGAATCAGGATTTCATCCGGCTCGGCGCATGGATGGATTTCAAAAATCCCTACCAATCCATCACCAAAGAGTACATTGAAGGCGTGTGGTGGCTCGTCAAAAAAGCGCACGACGCTGGCCGGCTCTACGAAGGCAAGCGCAGCATGACGTGGTGCAGCACCTGCGCAACCGCGGTTGCAAAACACGAGCTCGAATACAAAACCCTTACTGACCCGTCGCTCTTCATCAAGTTTCCCATTGTTGGCACGGAAAAAAAATTCCTCATCATCTGGACCACCACACCGTGGACCATTCCATTCAATCTTGCGGTCATGGTGAATCCTGACTTTGAATACGTCACGGTAAAAATTCTCGACGGCAAAGAACAGGGAGAACAGTGGGTGCTCGCCAAAAACCTCGCTGCACCCGTGCTCGGCATGGTCGCGAATCGGAAATACAAGATTGTTGAGGAATATGCCGGCGAAAAACTTGAAGGCACAAAATATGTCCATCCATTCCTTAAGGATATTCCATTTTTCAGTGAGTTCGAACATCCCAAGCTTCACACCGTGCTGTTGGGCAGTGAGTACGTGGCGCTTGATGCCGGCTCCGGGCTGGTGCACTGCGCGCCCGGATGCGGAGCAGAGGACTATGAAGTCGGCCATCTCAATGGGTTGCCGGCGTTCAATCATATTACCGAGCAAGCTGTTTTTGAAAACATGGGCCGCTTCAATGGTCTCATTGCAAAAAAAGACGATGCTGTTTTTGTCGATGCCATTGAAAAAACTGGCCTGCTGGTTGCCGCCGGAAACATTGACCACGAGTACCCCCAATGCGAACGCTGCCATACGTCGGTGGTGTACCGTTCCACAAAACAATGGTTCTTCAAAGTCGAGGACCTCAAGGAAAAAATGATTGCGGAAAACAAAAAAATTAAGTGGGTTCCTGAGTCTGCATTCAACGCGTTCAATTCATGGCTGACGCACCTGCGCGACAATTCAATTACCAAACAGCGTTACTGGGGCACACCCGTGCCGATATGGCGGTGCGACGATTGTGAAAATTATCTTGTCATTGAAACGGTCAAGGAACTCGAAAAACACGCAAAAAAGAAAGTCAAAGAGCTGCACAAGCCCGACATTGACTTAGTCACCATCAAATGCCCGTGTGGGGGCACCAAAAAAAGGATTCCTGACATTCTTGACGTCTGGGTTGATGCCGGATGCGCTGCATGGAACTGCATTGATTTTCCAGCGTCGAAAAAAAACTTTTCCTTGTTTCCCGCTGAATTTATTCTCGAAGGAAAAGACCAGATTCGCGGCTGGTTCAACCTGCTCATGGTCTCGTCTATGATTGCGTTCGGAAAGCCCTCATTCAAAGCGTGCTACATGCACGGCTTTGTGCAGGACGCGCTTGGCAGGAAAATGTCAAAGAGCCTCGGCAATGTTATCTCGCCGGCAGAAGTGGTTGACCAGTACGGCGCTGACACGTTCCGGTATTACACTATCGGCAGCTGCCCGCCGGCAACCGACCTGAAGTACAACTTCGATGACATCAAGCTCAAATACAAAAATCTCATTGTGCTCTGGAACCTGCACAAATACATCATCGACCTCAGCACCACTGCGGACATTGCGCCGCAGGACATCAGCGAAAAGCGGATTCGCGCGGTGTTTTCCGTCGAGGAAAAATATATGCTTTCGAAACTGCATGCTGCCATCAAAAAAGCAACCGATGCATTTGACGGCTACCTGCTGAATGAGGTGCCGTGGATTGTTGAAGATTTATTCCTTGAGCTTTCGCGAACCTACATCCAGCTGGTGCGGGACAAGTCAAGCGTCGGCACCGACACAGAAAAACAGGCGGTACTGCTCGTGCTTTCTGATACGCTGCGCGTCTGCCTGAAACTCTTTGCACCCATTGCCCCCTTTGTATCTGAAGCGCTGTACCAGAACCTTCGCACGGCGTTTGGCGCTGCGTGGTCAAAAGAAGAAAGTATCCACCACACGGCATGGCCGGTGTACGACAAAAAGCTCATTGATTCCGCGCTTGAAGAACAGGTGACTACCGCAAAAACAATTATCCAATCAATTCTTGCTGCGCGCGAAAAAGCAAGCCTCGGCGTGCGCTGGCCGGTTGCAGCTGTTTCAGTTGTTTCATCACAGCAGACGGTGCGTGATGCAGGCGCTGCGTTGCATTCCCTGATTAAAACACACACCAATGTGAAGATTGTTTCATTCAGCGACCATTTGCAGGGCGTCAAGTTGAAAGTCAAAGGTGACTACAAAAAACTTGGCCCGGCATTCGGAAACAAAGCCGCTGAAATAATTGCCAAACTTTCCATTGACAGCCCCGAGACCGTCCTCTCCCACATCGAAAAAGAAGGCAAGCACCGCATCAAGGTTGGCAGCGAAGAAATTGCAATCACACGCGACCAGATAACCATTGAGCGCGAGCTTCCGGCGCATCTCATTGCTGCTGAATTCCGCGGCGGCACACTCTATCTCGACACAAGGCGCACGCCTGAACTGGATGCTGAAGGATTTGCCCGTGAGCTCACCCGCCGGATTCAGGCGCTGCGCAAGAACGCCGGCCTTGAAAAGCGTGACACTATCACTATTTTTGTGAAAACAACCGAGGAAATGGCACGTGGGCTTGGGCCATGGAGCAAACAGCTCGCTGAAAAAATTGGCGCGTCAAGCATCAAAATTTCTGCCCACGAACCAAACAATGACCACGCCCACAAAAGTGTTGAGAAAATCAAGGACGTCACGTTTGAAGTCGGGTTTGATCGAGTGTAA
- a CDS encoding DUF5989 family protein produces MNRSFLGELWDFLKVRKVWWLTPILIMLVLLSALIVMSQTTVISSMIYPLL; encoded by the coding sequence ATGAACCGTTCTTTCCTTGGCGAACTCTGGGATTTTCTGAAAGTTCGAAAAGTCTGGTGGCTGACACCCATCCTTATCATGTTGGTTCTTCTCAGTGCTCTTATTGTGATGAGCCAAACAACGGTTATCTCGTCAATGATCTATCCACTGTTATGA
- a CDS encoding carbamoyltransferase has translation MVTHTYILGISCFYHDSSAALLKDGVIVAAAEEERFTRKKHDASFPINAINFCLDSEKISIHDISYIGFYEKPFLKLERYLFQLLETFPLSMKIFIQSLPSWLHEKLHVPKLLRKKLGYRGSIFFLEHHLAHAASAFLVSPFKDAAIVTIDGVGEWTTTAYGVGNDKDIHLLKEIRFPHSLGLLYSTITAYLGFSVNNSEYKIMGLSPYGTSDPQKNPYYQKLKQVIDIHEDGSYQLDLSYFQFHYSNRMPSKKLCALLGGPVRKQESALIQRHKDIAAALQLITEEVMFKILRHVHSVVKKDAVVLAGGVALNSVCNGKILRNTPFKQLWIQPNSSDGGTSIGAAAYVYHALLRKKRAFVQTHAYLGPAFTSANIKQFLDSNKVQYQSFADTDKLIATTAQLLAKNNVIGWFQGHMEWGPRALGARSILSNPCHKSMKRILNEKVKHREGFRPFAPVVCAEDAPAYFDCDVPLSPATDFMLMVYPIKKEWQARLPAVTHVDGSGRLQTIRREQNPLYYDLIKSFGAISGVPILVNTSFNIRGEPIVCTPQDAYTCMMGTGIDYLVMDTFLIKRTDNPQDMWDSEKQAKD, from the coding sequence ATGGTCACGCACACGTACATTCTTGGCATCAGCTGTTTTTACCACGATTCCTCGGCAGCGCTGCTGAAGGACGGCGTCATTGTTGCTGCGGCAGAAGAAGAGCGTTTCACGCGAAAAAAACACGACGCCTCTTTCCCTATCAATGCAATCAATTTTTGCCTCGATAGCGAAAAGATTTCAATACATGACATCTCATATATTGGCTTTTATGAGAAGCCGTTTCTCAAACTTGAGCGGTACCTGTTCCAGTTGCTTGAGACCTTTCCGTTGAGCATGAAGATTTTTATTCAGTCGCTTCCCTCATGGCTGCATGAAAAACTCCATGTGCCAAAACTGCTCCGAAAGAAACTTGGCTACCGCGGCTCGATTTTTTTTCTTGAACACCATCTTGCGCACGCTGCCAGCGCTTTTTTGGTGAGCCCGTTCAAAGACGCTGCAATTGTGACCATCGATGGCGTTGGTGAATGGACGACAACAGCGTATGGCGTTGGAAACGATAAGGACATTCATCTTCTGAAAGAAATTCGTTTTCCCCATTCGCTTGGTCTTTTGTATTCAACTATCACTGCATATCTTGGCTTTAGTGTCAACAATTCCGAGTACAAGATTATGGGATTAAGCCCCTACGGTACCTCCGACCCGCAAAAAAATCCGTACTATCAAAAACTCAAGCAGGTCATTGACATCCACGAGGATGGTAGTTATCAGCTTGATCTTTCGTATTTTCAGTTCCATTATTCGAATAGAATGCCGTCAAAAAAACTATGCGCACTGCTCGGTGGGCCGGTGCGAAAGCAGGAATCAGCGCTCATCCAACGGCACAAAGACATTGCTGCGGCGCTTCAGCTGATTACTGAAGAAGTTATGTTCAAAATTCTTCGCCATGTGCATTCAGTTGTTAAAAAAGATGCCGTGGTGCTTGCTGGCGGCGTTGCGCTGAACAGCGTATGCAATGGAAAAATTCTTCGGAACACGCCCTTCAAACAGCTCTGGATACAGCCAAATTCAAGTGACGGCGGCACCAGCATTGGCGCTGCGGCCTACGTCTATCACGCTCTGCTCCGGAAAAAGCGGGCATTTGTCCAGACGCATGCCTATCTTGGCCCGGCATTTACTTCAGCCAACATCAAACAGTTTCTCGACTCAAACAAGGTTCAGTACCAATCCTTTGCGGACACTGACAAACTTATTGCAACCACTGCTCAGCTCCTTGCCAAGAACAATGTCATTGGCTGGTTTCAAGGGCACATGGAATGGGGGCCGCGTGCACTCGGTGCGCGAAGCATTCTTTCAAACCCGTGCCATAAAAGCATGAAGCGTATTCTCAATGAAAAAGTCAAGCACCGCGAGGGCTTCAGGCCGTTTGCACCAGTTGTGTGTGCTGAAGATGCACCGGCGTACTTTGACTGCGACGTGCCCCTTTCACCTGCCACTGATTTCATGCTGATGGTGTATCCTATCAAAAAAGAATGGCAGGCGCGCCTTCCCGCAGTGACGCATGTTGATGGCAGCGGACGCCTTCAGACAATTCGGCGAGAACAGAATCCTCTCTACTATGATCTTATCAAATCATTTGGGGCAATTTCTGGCGTTCCCATTTTGGTGAACACCTCATTCAATATTCGCGGCGAGCCCATTGTCTGCACGCCGCAAGACGCATACACATGTATGATGGGAACCGGCATTGATTATCTCGTTATGGATACGTTTCTGATTAAACGGACAGACAATCCGCAGGATATGTGGGACAGCGAGAAACAGGCGAAGGATTGA
- the rpsG gene encoding 30S ribosomal protein S7, with the protein MVEILAFNKWPTTGITVEDPGLKEYISLQPRVVPRSAGRYMGFRFYKSKVFIVERFMNKLTVSGHKSKKHFKSSGRLTGKYATASNLMKHTLEKVEQRTGKNPIEVLVKAIENAAPREETITIEYGGARYPKAVECSPQRRVDFALRIFAQGSFHRSFNTKKSMVDSLTDEIVNAYNMSGQSIAITKKLELERQADSSR; encoded by the coding sequence ATGGTAGAGATATTGGCATTCAACAAATGGCCCACCACGGGCATCACTGTGGAAGACCCCGGCCTCAAAGAGTATATATCACTCCAGCCGCGCGTTGTCCCGCGAAGCGCCGGCAGATATATGGGATTCCGTTTCTACAAATCAAAAGTCTTTATCGTCGAGCGGTTCATGAACAAGCTCACGGTTTCCGGCCACAAGTCAAAGAAGCATTTCAAATCGTCCGGCCGGCTCACGGGAAAATACGCAACAGCGTCAAACCTGATGAAGCACACGCTGGAAAAAGTTGAGCAGCGCACGGGCAAGAATCCTATTGAAGTGCTGGTCAAGGCGATTGAAAACGCCGCGCCGCGCGAAGAAACAATCACGATTGAATATGGTGGAGCACGCTATCCGAAGGCGGTTGAATGCTCGCCCCAGCGTCGCGTTGATTTTGCACTGCGCATATTTGCCCAGGGCTCGTTCCACCGCAGCTTCAACACCAAAAAGTCTATGGTTGACTCGCTCACTGACGAGATTGTGAACGCGTACAACATGAGCGGCCAGTCAATCGCGATTACCAAGAAGCTCGAACTTGAGCGGCAAGCAGATTCAAGCAGGTAA
- a CDS encoding diphthine--ammonia ligase, which translates to MCGILALFGTWKTNDIITAFEKIEHRGQDSYGFVDDEEEFHAKKKEGFFSQLRKKPTHKNIVLHNLHAIVGHCPQPIKEGTAVLAFNGEIYNWRMLNEMYHCNAANDTEALSNLLQHQGEENTIECLNELDGVFAFIFKNNNKIILARDIIGEKPLFYWQGAQGLVAASEKKCIRALGKEPVEVNPRKVITYDIESQKIETQRRPFFEVTPEHKDAFETLKQKTQRFIEHAVEKRLPNKSQKMGILFSGGVDSTLLAWLCKKQGRDFVCYTAALEEPGMQPAPDFVSAKKTAHQLDFELKSITIPVGKVPDYLKKIVPLIEDANVVKVGVAIPFFLAAEQAKKDGVRILFSGIGSEELFGGYERHEKAHNINKECVSGLLKMHERDLYRDDVVMMAHTIELRAPFLDKELVEYALKIPALYKIRDGIKKYILRCIAEQEGMPREFAFRKKEAAQYGSRFDRALEKLARREKKTKSQYLAQFLPHANKKVGVLFSGGKDSTYAAWLMKQQNYEISCLITLKSKNPDSYMFHTPNIHLVDTQAEALGIPLLVQETEGEKEHELADLKKAIVQAQKKYGIEGVVTGALASSYQRDRIEKVCDELGLTVFSPLWHKDQEQELHEILDAGFSFIIVKVASEGLDKTWLGRVITEKDINRLVELNKKTGLNIAFEGGEAETLMIDGPLFKKRIEIEESEIVEESTNCAQMVIKKTTLVSKAT; encoded by the coding sequence ATGTGCGGCATCCTTGCATTATTTGGAACGTGGAAAACAAATGATATTATCACGGCGTTTGAGAAGATTGAACACCGCGGACAAGACAGCTACGGCTTTGTTGATGACGAAGAGGAATTTCACGCGAAAAAGAAAGAGGGATTTTTCAGTCAGCTGCGAAAAAAACCAACACACAAAAACATTGTCCTCCACAACCTCCATGCGATTGTCGGACACTGTCCGCAGCCAATCAAAGAAGGAACTGCGGTGCTCGCCTTCAACGGCGAAATCTACAACTGGCGCATGCTAAATGAGATGTACCATTGCAATGCAGCCAATGACACCGAAGCCCTGTCCAATCTGCTCCAGCATCAAGGAGAAGAAAACACCATCGAATGCCTGAACGAGCTCGACGGTGTTTTTGCGTTCATCTTCAAAAACAACAACAAAATAATTCTTGCACGGGACATCATCGGCGAAAAGCCGCTGTTTTACTGGCAGGGCGCACAAGGATTGGTTGCCGCATCTGAAAAAAAATGTATCCGTGCACTGGGCAAGGAGCCGGTTGAAGTGAACCCCCGCAAAGTTATCACCTATGACATTGAATCACAAAAGATAGAAACACAACGGCGGCCATTTTTTGAGGTAACACCGGAACATAAAGATGCGTTTGAAACACTGAAACAAAAAACACAGCGCTTCATCGAACACGCTGTTGAAAAACGCCTGCCGAACAAGAGCCAAAAGATGGGCATCCTGTTTTCCGGCGGTGTTGACTCAACACTCCTCGCATGGCTCTGTAAAAAACAAGGCCGCGATTTTGTCTGCTACACCGCCGCATTGGAAGAGCCGGGAATGCAGCCGGCTCCAGATTTTGTCTCGGCGAAAAAAACTGCACACCAACTCGACTTTGAGCTAAAAAGCATAACCATTCCTGTTGGAAAAGTGCCCGACTACCTCAAAAAAATTGTACCGCTCATTGAAGATGCAAATGTGGTGAAAGTCGGCGTGGCGATCCCTTTTTTTCTCGCTGCAGAGCAGGCAAAAAAAGATGGTGTACGGATTTTATTTTCCGGCATCGGCAGCGAAGAACTTTTTGGGGGGTATGAGCGCCATGAAAAAGCGCACAATATCAACAAGGAATGTGTGTCTGGCCTGCTGAAGATGCACGAACGCGATCTATATCGAGATGACGTCGTTATGATGGCGCACACTATTGAACTGCGCGCGCCGTTCCTTGACAAAGAGCTGGTAGAATACGCACTCAAAATTCCGGCACTGTACAAAATAAGAGATGGAATCAAAAAATACATTCTTCGGTGCATTGCTGAACAAGAGGGAATGCCGCGTGAATTCGCCTTCAGAAAAAAAGAAGCAGCGCAGTACGGCAGCCGGTTTGACCGCGCGCTCGAAAAGCTCGCGCGCCGCGAAAAGAAAACAAAGAGCCAGTATCTTGCCCAGTTTTTGCCGCATGCAAACAAAAAGGTTGGCGTGCTGTTCAGCGGCGGCAAGGACAGCACGTATGCAGCGTGGCTGATGAAACAGCAAAATTATGAAATTTCCTGTTTAATAACGCTCAAGAGCAAAAATCCAGACTCGTATATGTTCCACACGCCGAACATTCATCTGGTTGATACGCAGGCAGAAGCACTGGGCATTCCGCTGCTGGTTCAGGAGACTGAAGGAGAAAAAGAACACGAGCTTGCTGATTTGAAAAAAGCGATTGTGCAAGCACAAAAAAAGTATGGCATCGAAGGTGTTGTCACCGGCGCACTCGCATCAAGCTACCAGCGCGACCGGATTGAAAAAGTGTGCGACGAACTGGGGCTGACGGTGTTCTCGCCGCTGTGGCACAAGGACCAAGAACAGGAACTGCACGAAATTCTTGACGCGGGATTTTCGTTTATTATAGTGAAGGTTGCGAGCGAAGGGCTTGACAAAACGTGGCTGGGACGAGTGATTACCGAAAAGGATATAAACCGCCTCGTTGAACTGAATAAAAAAACTGGCCTGAACATTGCGTTTGAAGGCGGCGAGGCAGAAACGCTGATGATTGATGGGCCGCTGTTTAAGAAACGAATTGAGATTGAAGAAAGTGAAATTGTTGAAGAGAGCACGAATTGCGCGCAGATGGTTATAAAGAAAACCACACTGGTTTCTAAAGCCACTTAA
- a CDS encoding RtcB family protein codes for MAPESEHDHPAGPPSCITKISDEVWEIPTSYKKGMLVPARIFATKKLLDQMDAGVFDQVTNVACLPGIKNYAYCMPDGHWGYGFPIGGVAAFDPENGIISPGGIGFDINCGVRVVRTNLTLEEVQPKIKELVNHLFERVPCGVGCKGFIKPTKEEFKELVTRGAVWAVEHGFGWKEDIERIEENGCIKSADASKITDRAIARGYEQIGTLGSGNHYLEIQYVKEIFDKKVAEKFGITNENQICVMIHCGSRGFGHQVATDYLKIFADAMPRYGITIPDRELACAPFKTKEGQDYYAAMACAANLAFCNRQVIMHRVRECFSKVFGKSAEELGMHLVYDVAHNIAKLEDHIIDGKKTKLLVHRKGATRCFGPGREEIPELYRKVGQPVLIGGSMETGSYILVGTKKAEQETFGSTCHGAGRTMSRAKAKKTVRGEQLQKDMEKHGIYVKAVSMSGLAEEAGLAYKNISDVIETMHESGVSTKVALLKPIGNVKG; via the coding sequence ATGGCTCCTGAATCTGAACACGACCACCCCGCAGGGCCTCCGTCCTGCATTACCAAAATCTCCGACGAAGTCTGGGAAATTCCAACCAGCTACAAGAAAGGAATGCTCGTTCCTGCTCGAATTTTCGCCACAAAAAAATTGTTGGACCAGATGGACGCCGGCGTGTTTGACCAAGTCACCAACGTCGCGTGCCTGCCCGGCATTAAAAATTACGCGTACTGCATGCCTGACGGCCATTGGGGCTACGGATTTCCCATTGGCGGTGTTGCGGCATTTGACCCGGAAAATGGTATCATCAGCCCGGGTGGAATTGGTTTTGACATCAACTGCGGCGTACGCGTGGTCAGAACAAATCTCACCCTTGAAGAAGTCCAGCCAAAAATAAAAGAGCTCGTCAATCATCTTTTTGAGCGCGTGCCCTGCGGCGTCGGCTGCAAGGGATTCATCAAGCCAACCAAGGAAGAGTTCAAGGAGCTCGTCACCCGAGGCGCAGTATGGGCAGTTGAGCACGGCTTTGGCTGGAAAGAAGACATCGAGCGCATTGAAGAAAACGGCTGCATCAAAAGTGCGGACGCCTCAAAAATTACCGACCGCGCCATCGCTCGTGGATACGAGCAGATTGGCACGCTGGGCAGTGGCAATCATTATCTTGAAATCCAGTATGTCAAGGAAATATTCGACAAAAAGGTCGCAGAAAAATTTGGCATCACCAACGAAAACCAAATCTGTGTCATGATTCACTGCGGCAGCAGGGGATTTGGCCATCAGGTTGCAACGGATTACCTCAAAATTTTTGCTGACGCGATGCCACGATACGGCATCACGATTCCTGACCGAGAACTTGCCTGCGCGCCATTCAAAACAAAAGAAGGGCAGGACTATTACGCAGCCATGGCCTGCGCCGCAAACCTCGCGTTCTGCAACCGGCAGGTTATCATGCACCGCGTGCGGGAATGTTTTTCGAAAGTATTTGGCAAGAGCGCAGAAGAACTGGGTATGCATTTAGTATATGATGTAGCGCACAACATTGCCAAGCTGGAAGACCACATTATTGACGGCAAAAAAACAAAGCTCCTTGTCCATCGCAAGGGCGCAACGCGCTGTTTCGGCCCGGGCAGGGAAGAAATTCCGGAGCTGTACAGAAAAGTCGGCCAGCCCGTGCTCATCGGCGGCTCCATGGAAACCGGATCATATATTCTTGTTGGAACAAAAAAAGCAGAGCAGGAAACCTTCGGCAGCACATGCCACGGCGCTGGCAGAACCATGTCGCGCGCCAAGGCAAAAAAAACAGTTCGGGGAGAACAGCTGCAGAAAGACATGGAAAAACACGGCATTTATGTCAAGGCAGTATCCATGTCTGGCCTCGCCGAAGAAGCAGGGCTTGCATACAAAAACATTTCTGATGTCATTGAAACAATGCATGAGAGCGGTGTGTCAACAAAAGTGGCGCTGCTCAAGCCGATTGGGAATGTGAAGGGATAA